ccgcggtccttagcaatattactaggctattgcaaaaagaatcataattttctaagctaccacgaatattttatggatttttaatcctatttaagcactagaaaattacgaaaaagtaaggttcaggtttacctttgccgattccgactctggggacgcgctcagaacgtctgacaatggtggggtagccaaaacctcgattcaattcggagacttttttccGGTAGTCGgtttgtctggccggaaattcacagaccgggtcaactgtcgaatttccgcgaattgaagatacctacacgaagcccataacacgggggttaatacataaaatttttagaattttctaagctcattaaatgctcagaaaaacactgcgaagttccgtgagacccaccgaaaaacggtgtcagaaaaattcgaaatttatgttgccgcgaagctctcgacgagtggagcgctctggtactctcgattttctcgtggggttcacggtttgcgataaatttagcccaaaagtcaaaatgggctaaaacttcctagataaaaattggacaaaccgctcgatggatttcggtgttcttcttgtctatggaaagctctcgacgagtagatggatttagacacaagacccggtccgattggtggaaggatttgccggatttcggccgggaagatGAAGCCGTGCGCTTGCGCGTCGCGTCGCTTCGAgcgccgttttccggcgttccaggcggcggccggtgggctgggacggctggggatgggcgccggcgagctggggtggcaggggaggcggcagcgcggcaaggggaggagggaggagagagaaaacgggagaggaaGAGAGGAGGGTCGGGACGCGTGCGtggagaagaaggaagaaaaaaaaaggccagtccgattcgatcggtccgattcggtccggttcgattcagccggttcgattcaaaatataaaattttaaatttttactctgccttgagactgaaaacgaggtccaaaaatttcaaaaaaattctgaaaaactcagaaaaatttataaactccaaatatatttttagttttgccacgtggtctttaaataaatttttaaaaatcatcaaagtttatatttttggaaaatcgaatccgatttttaaaatcaaaaaaatctcaaataatttcttaaaatttaaataaaattaaaatatcaataatactcataaaataataaatttaaaatttttggggtgttacattaataatttgatatattttattaataattcttAAAATAAAGATAGTTAAATAttaatgtataattttttattaaaaataattttaaatttatatttggaattttagtttttgaataataatattttataataaaaatatttagaataaaattttcattataaTAAGTTTATAttcatgaaaaatatattttgatatatttaaaTTCTATATTACAATAAATAGGCAAAActtcatataaaaaataaaaaataaacaattcaagtttaaactaaacaaagtaaatgaattatcacaacctttttgtgCAGCAGGTAAGAATTGTTTTTTGGAGACAGGGTAATAAGTGCAAGCTGCTCAGGTGGGAAAGAAGAGAGAATCAATCTACTAGACCGGCCAGTGATCCGGTTCCATTATTAAACtagataaaatttaaatattaattaagcattaatttttgtaatattctagtttaataattttttaatataactaatttattatttattttattttaattattatattttaatttattttaataaaatcactcatatattttttttaattgacaaGCACTCAAATCATAACAAAATTTACCACTATATAGATTTTACCAAAGATTTAATTAAGTTTTATTTTGAGTGAttgctaataaaataaaaaaaataaataattttacttaaataaattgtaatataataatcaaaataaaataaataacaaagTCTTCAGATAACATTTATCCGCAAAATATCATGAATTTTGAACAATAATAGCACAAGAAGATCCGCCTCTGAAAAGGGTGGTGACGACGGACGAAGCGCTGGCCATAATAAAGGCATGGACAGAACAGGGGCGCGGTTATGTACTCTCGAAGATTAAAGAATAATTCAGCACTGCCCCTCTGACAAAAATATAATAttcttataatataaaaaataaattctatATTATTAATTACAAGTGGAAAATGCACGTAAATGGAAAAcacctaattaaaaaaaaaaaaacaaaaaaatctcTCTCATAGACTCTAGAGTCTCCCTTGCTATAAATACACCAATCCATCTGATCACTGGCACTTCTGCTGCTCATCTTTGTGCTGCATATTAATTATTAAAGCAGTACTCCATTTCTAATGCAGAGAGAGTGAATATAGAGAAACAGAGAAAATGGCGAAATCATTAGAAGTACAAAAGGCTTTTGGTTGGGCTGCCAAAGATGCGTCTGGGATCCTATCTCCCTTCCATTTCTCCCGAAggtaattcttcttcttcttcttcttcttcttcttcttatgttAGTGCTCTGTTTCATTGTGTTTCGTTTTCTTGGCATTTCTCTTTCTTCTTACGGAGTGGATGAACATGGCacggttttattattattattattattattattaattgataTTGTTGAGATTTGAAGCTTGTTGGGTGgacttttattttttgtttaagaaaattaaaataatcttAAGTTTTACTTATAATTTTGGCAGGGAAAATGGTGATGAAGATGTGAGTGTAAAAATCCTGTACTGTGGTGTGTGCCATACTGACTTGCATTCTTGCAGGAATGAATGGGGTAATGCCCATTACCCTTTGGTTCCAgggtatgaatttttttttaatttttttttaatttttttatgtcaGTATTATATAATGCTCTGAAATTCCTCAGATCTTTAACGTCTGATTTTACCCATTGACAATTGGAGGGGAGAAATGTTTATTTTCTTTCcatatgtttatatatatatatatatatatatatatatatatatatatatatatatatatttatcaattTCTTAGTCTGTCGTGTAAAATTGTTCAAGGGATTTGGAATCCCATCAAACACTGCAGTATATTTGGGATTGAGGTTGATAGGCTAGCTAGAAAGCATTTTTTGAAAAACCATCAATTTAAATAAGGATGAAAAAAGTAGTTGAAAACAAAAATTATTCAATTATATTGAAATATGCAAAATTTAactctaaattaatttttaatatcttcTGAATCTCCAAGCCTGAATATTTGCCGAGTTCTTTCCTTTTGGGACTTGGGATCATAATGTCTCTCTTTGGATGGAtaagattttaaaataaataaataaataaataaaactcacAAATTGCTGGATTCATGGTTTGCATTTTCTAAATTCCAATAGTGTGGAAAATCTGTTTACAGTCTGTTGAATTCTTATTTGTCTACTGTGTTTTTTGTCCATTTGGTGGTTTCTAGTGGTAAATTAAATAGAGGGTCATAGAACTTCTATTTCTTTTCCTTTATAGAGACGTGAACGGCTGACTAGGCCATTCCTTGATCAGAAAATAGAACGTTGTGGGGCTTGTTCATTATTTGCTGAAGAGAAGGCccatattataaattttgagcccTAAATTCTTTGCTGGACATGTGTAAGAATGTGATTTTATGAATTCATGCTAACCAGCTTACTTCTTCTCTGTATATAAGCTGTTAAATAGTTAAACATTTGCACTGTATGAGGCCTTTTATGAGATAACTTATGCGTTATGGCCTTCAACACTGTATATAAGCAACTAATTCTTGAATTGCTTCCCAACTAAAACAAGCTTCAGATTATATGTAGCAGCTATACATACATAGAAGCTAAAGTGCTACACTTTTTTCATAACTTATGTTGAACTGCCAAAGTGTTTCTGATTGCTTGAATGGTTCCTTAGATGCATATGTGCAAAGATAGTAGTTGTAACTTCTTTTTTACAGGCATGAAATTGTTGGTACCGTGACAAAAATTGGGAACAATGTGAAGAAATTTAAAGTGGGTGATAGGGTCGGTGTTGGGGTTATGGTGGGTTCCTGCATGTTATGCGAATATTGCAACCAGGACCTGGAAAATTACTGCCCTAAAATTGTATTTACTTACAACTCCATTGACAAGGATGGGACAATAACTTATGGTGGTTATGCTGACATGATTGTTGTCAATCAGCGCTTTGTGGTTCACTTTCCTGATAGCTTACCTGCTGATGCGGGTGCACCACTATTATGTGCTGGGATCACAGTGTACAGCCCAATGAAATATTATGGAATGACTGAACCAGGCAAACATTTGGGAGTAGTAGGGCTTGGTGGTCTTGGCCATGTTGCTGTGAAGATTGCTAAGGCCTTTGGTTTGAAAGTTACTGTCATTAGTTCCTCACCAGGTAAGGAGAGTGAAGCAATTAATAGACTTGGTGCTCATGCGTTCCTTGTTAGCAGTGACCCAGGAAAAATGAAGGTATGTGACATCCTAGCTTGTGAATTATACacaatttgaaattaaaaatgaatcTGGAAAAGGATATCATTATAGGCATGGTTTGAACGTATTACACTTTGCCTTACAATTTAAGTTTTTGAATCTGCAATATTTTACCAAATTATAGATTGAGAAATCAAATTCATAAGCACATATTATTATCATCTATCAGAGATCCTGTTGATTTGCGTTGATGTTGTGCAGGGAGCTATTGGTACTATGGATTACATCATTGATACAGTGTCTGCAGCTCATTCCCTGGTACCACTTCTTAGTCTGCTGAAGGCAAATGGAAAGCTTATCACTTTGGGCTTACCTAACAAGCCCCTGGATCTGCCTATTTTTCCACTAGTTTTAGGTAAGTTGATTATTATTAATCCTTAAAATTAAATGTGTGGAACCAGTAAGTAGTTTACATAAGAAAGGATTTTTGGACATCTTCGTTTTGTTAATGTTTATGAGATCCTGATTTATAAAAAAAGCGGGTGATCTAGTGCACTAACTTTTGGGCTTCATGACTTGAACGCGTGACCTTCGAGTCACAAATGATATAACTTTACCGATATACCAAAGTCACCCTGTTGAGATCCTGATTTATGATGGGGATAAAATATGAAATCCAAGAAAATGGTAGGATTTTTTTACTAGTAGGAACTCCTTGGAAGCAATTCCTTTTAAATTTGACTTGGCCTTAAAATCTATATGTAAACCATTTAATTCTTTCAGGTAGGAAGCTTGTTGGAGGAAGCAACGTAGGAGGGACAATAGAGACACAGGAGATGCTGGAGTTCTGTGCAAAGCACAATATAACTGCAGACGTTGAAGTGATCAGAATGGATGAAATCAACACAGCCATGGATAGGCTTGCCAAATCTGATGTCAAGTACCGGTTTGTGATTGATGTGGGAAACTCCTTATATCAGCAGTGAACTTGTTCTGTTTCTAAATCTTTTGATTTGGAAGAAGTTATAATGCATCATTCCCTACTCTCACTTCCTGGGAGCCTGAATCTTAGAATAAATTTTTATCACATCATTTTATATATTTGATGTGATTGATGGAGCATTGAATGTGTTAAATTTTGTTGGTCTGAAAGAGATGTTTATCTATTTTGTTAGATTTTCTCTAATGTTTCTTTTTCTTGATGCTTTATTGCACCTCTATGGCCTTGTAAATTGTTGAGATTGgctattaatttgattttaagactAAAATAGCGAGGGAGGCTTGATGTTTGAATTCTAAGTGTGGGGTTCGGATCCACTCTCATaaaaaatatctaaataatttaCTTTCTCAAAATAGATTCAcaattcttttttaattattgaaCTATTTATTGATATTACTGGGGATTAGCCCTCTCTAGGATTTTAGTCCTCCGTTTAGATATTGCTCCAGTTCACCTGTTTTTCCAACCGCACCATCCTTCTCCTTCATCCTTCAATTTATAACCTTCTTTCTATTCCCCATCTTTATTTCACTTAGGCTTTTTTGGTTTCATTTATTGTTGTCTCAATTGCTAGTCACATCGGATCTAATAACAGATATGGCAAAATTTATGGACAAAGCATAGAACGTCAACTGTCAAGAGATAGCAATTTTATTAGAGTCTAAGTCCAATTAGGATTAcgaagtataattaatttagaaagtataattaatttaagaagtttaataaaatttaaattattaagtttaataattagagtcctaaaaaGATTAGATTCTAGTGGCCTATATATATAAATAGTTGGTTGGCAATTATATAAAATGTATTGTAGACAGTCCATAAAGTAGAGAGGTGTGTTGAATTCCGTGAGTtttatttgagtgattttgaaagtgagaaaaataattagtaattgtaattatttttcctttatagtGAATTTGTTTGTTGGAGTATGCTTACGCCGAACCATGTTAAATTTTGTATTCTTTATTTTGTGTTGGTGTGGTTTTTCACAACAAgtagtatcagagcctggttcgagatgtcaaagatggcgagcacaaaatttgaggtggagcCGTTTGATGGGAAAAATAATTTCAGTTTATGGCAAAGTACTGTGAAAGATGTCTCTGTACAACAAGGATTAATTAAAGTATTGAATAAGAAGAAATCAGCGGCCATGAAAGATGATGATTGGGAGGAGCTTCAACAAAAAGGTACTGATGTGAGGGATcatcttaatatttttaataaattaattacccaattggCTAGTGTTAGTGTGAAGGTTGATGAAGAAGATAAAGCCTTCTTGCTTTTAACCTCTCTCCCACACTCTTATAAAAGCTTAGTGACAGCTCTAACATTTGGGAATGAGACTTTAAAGGTGGAGGAGGTTACCACAGTTATCTTGGATGATGAGAAGTTCAAAAAGATAAGTAGTAGCAATGAATGTGGAATTTTTGTTGCTAGTTTTAATCGTGATAGAAACAATTCATGTGGAAATAATTGATAAAGAAATAGTAGATCGGATTCGAGACCACGAGTAGACCACATTAAATACCATTGTATGAAAATGAAGGAAGATCTTGTAGAGCTTAAACAATTCAAAAGGAGtcacagaaaagaaaaagaaggaactgTTGCAATTGCAATGGATGATGGTATTGATAGTGAATGTTTGAATGTGGATGATGATAAGAAAAAGGCAAAATATCCATTACAAGATGAGTGGTTAATGGATTTTGCTTGCCCATTTCATATTTGCTCAAAGAAGGAGTGGTTTGAtgtgattgaagaaaagaaaggagaaaaagtgAAGCTAGTCAATGGGAACAAGATGGAAGTTAAAGGTATTGGAAGAGTGAAGATCAAGCTGCATGGTGATCAAGTAAAAGTGTTCGATGAAGTGAGATATATTCCTAAAtttgaaaggaacttaatttccttAGGTAAATTGGATTCTTTAGGTTATGAGTGTTCGATTCATAGTGGAGTCATGAGAGTTAGTCGAAGTGTTCTTATGATAATGAAGGGTGAGAAGATTGATACAAAGAATCTCTACAAATTGGAAGGAAGCACATTGATTGGAAGAATGCAAATGGAAGCAAGAGGCAACATCAATAATCAAAAGTGCAAGGAAGTACTCAAGAGAAAATAGACttttgcaaaaattgtgaaaACTAATTCCATTTGACTTGGAGTGTAACATCCTCTcgatagcaattccgcacagtctactgttccggtgaccggtgtcggtccggacagctagaacttctggaaaaatatttaaactaaagtgaggaaccaaaatttactcaaatattaataagaaaaatttagtaaaaattttagaaataaaatacaaccaagtcaaatgagccggtgcccaagcgaagggtaaccagagggaagttgcggttctcgcaacgaggagccctagacccgaggaaaaattcataaaataatttttgggactccagagaagggtcattgaggttcctatggcattagaatgccaataaaatatttagaaaattttttcaatcggtacagccaattttgactcgttaagccaaacggagggcattttggtcatttcgccttcagaggtgatttttggccgacttgtccagttgagtaaataattattatgatctaaaatatgaataaatattgctaaaaattgaattgaaaatgagtagtgatgaaaagaaaagaaaaatgaaataaaaagcaaattatgacatcatatgatgtcatccaacactctccaaccaatcaccatttgacaaatcaataaaaagagataaaaatgacttaaaatgagataaaaaacaaaggaaaccagcagtttccttcttcatacgggctggaataagagagaaagagagagaaaaggaaaagaaagaaagaaagaaaggaagaaggagaaggagaagtagcagaaataggggttcagcagggcagcatatttcttttccgtccaggtgagtttggctcaacatctatggctgatttttggatatgtttgagctaTGTATgtttggaagttatggttaaaatttggtgatttttcaacggttggatttagagaaatatattgttgaacacaggctgtctgtaggttgaattctgaattttggctactgaaatttgagaaaaataaatagttaggatgcttataaaattatgaaatttggtacaaatgatatttgggatgttgaggctgctgggttaaaatttggtgaattttagacttgtggtttatgagatataaattgttttgcatgagttatctgagtaagactgatttctgcaacaattcagattttgaagggttgaatgaatgtttgatatctcatgatatagggacgatttgatgctgaaatttttactgatattgtatagggatgtctggaatatatggtataaatttgggatttatctaacggttagatcattatatataaatttgaatgcacaagctgccagattgggtattaatgggttgtggatttaagatttatgataggagtttagtccaatttaaggggaaatgctgttgaatttttattggatatttaatttaggaaagtgaagttataattgattatgattattatgattctaggagaaatcttgaagaataacaagctcaaggttggtttcaaaaatgttagtgcctatttatacaaaaatctttcttattccatgttaatgacttaaaataagtatgaatttgtgaaccaaatgaataaaagttaagtgtatgtagcccatggatttcggctgcccctaagtaaggaacaagatttagtgctttaatggacttggagtgcactagggattatgtttaaagtatataaatatcagtaaaatggattagttagtaaattcaagcatgtggtgaaatggagataggaattagggttttgagaagtgaaaaattggacttggcatttgaattgattaaagaacattataatggtcaattagtgaccattttaggtaagttaagcacaatttggactgaaaaatagaattgcaaagtgaagaggtaggctgccctaggacagcagcagagggactgaaaattcagtccacttgcactgccataacttgggctgtgttggtccaattggtgtttggccaattggacatgaaactaggcttataatggcacatttttgctgaagaaaccatgtccaaaagaccaaagcaagaggaccaaaacttggccccaatccggataccctgcaaacagcccctgcagaatgaccaaatgaacagtaactgttcatttggccataactcactgtagatttggtcaattgagctgaaagttttacagcaacaagataggatatagacaaacaactttcatgaagaacatcactccaaattatgccattaacccattcaaattattgggcaaagttaagttatcaaacctgcaactctgcagattttcacttgagcagtaatatttggatggctataactctctctagaaaactcggatttaggcgattcttgaaccgatggaaacctaaggcatagtagaacatttcatatgaagaaagttagaccaaataatgaacttaacttgatcaaattactgaccaaagttggactaaaaatctaccagacccaaaatctcagcatgaacagtgcaggtgaacagtaaacttattttggccataacttgagctacaaaactccaaatggagtgattcaaaaaaggaaatacaactagacaaaataaggaacaactttcatgtttaccatttcctcaaattcctactgcaacaatgcttaatagAATAGTAAATTTAAGTTtcaaaaatcgaaaattggcaattttgccaaatgacctaagctttgaggaagtgaccaaaactaacaagttttaaatgcaaaatgtggtatgttgggaatgccaaaaccaatgtacataatttctacctaaaagtcaacatttttgttgaccaaagaggtgaatagtgataccaaaacttgaaattcaaaatttgaaattagaaatgcatctaggggactttaaattacaattggcaattaatactagcaaatgtaaaactcaaaatgtgagatcttggtgtaattagaattaacatatcccttaagtatgaaaaagtcaacattttggttgactagtaaggtgaatagtaatcaaaataattagcaaattaagatgaagacctagaaccaattctaagcttaaatgcttagaatggtataacaaatgtggactatgcatcttagtcaaaaattgttaaaaagggaattaagagcataaatttgaaatccatgaaattttaatggattacttgaaacatgaagaataagtcaccaaattgatgtaaatagatagttaagacttatatgcccatcacaaatggaattcataaaatattagtaactcaacttgaaatataaaatttgtaattacataagtagactcttgaatatataaatgagaaaggaaaaatgttttgaatacaatggtacatgtgaaccattgtttagaattgggatcaatatgaataacataatgaatggataaataaaccatattaatgtatgaatgagacattagttctcattattgtaaagaggagaagtattttgagtacaatgatataaaaggataattgatgtgaattgtgatcatataaatgatcaaatgaatgtatgaattatgattgaaatttatcatgaaataatgaagccataaagcacaatatattaaattttaaagcatgaaatgccctagtatacctaacaagattggtttggatagtttggcatgccaatagggtattgttttagcagtactgcgaaaggctttatgcctgtattcatggctttatgcccgtattcatggcttttatgcccgatttcatggcttttatgcccgattatgtgatatcatggctttttagccatactgactgcatacatggtagacgttctgcgtgccatggtatgacggcccgaggcaccgcggtgtccagtgccaacgacccgttatcgatccgatcgtctagtataggttacttgggcgtcaattaaagtattattcaattcagagctaagttaagttaagtataatgaaaatccaaagacaattaaattaagtattgaatgaataagcaaaagagattagcaaaagaaacataacaaaaatataaattgcaggaccgtacagacttgaaatacaatacagatagaataaattatatacctgctagtattactgaaaagttataaactaagcacttccaaagaggaacaaattagtatataagatcgttgatactagaaataccataccaaattaaattgattcttgagtatctgaattatcatttatttctttctttacttgtatatattatttctggttatattattgcaccactaagcagaaatgcttagcgcgatggaattgcttcctcgcgcagtatcaaggtaaaaccagagatcgtcgatcgagatttttggagtcaagATCTCTGtatgtcgaagagttcaagattatcacctcctcagcaatgcatgtagatagggctcattttatacatgttatgtatattgttcattcctagcacattgtaaattatttgtatatcttgtacaaaataaactcatgtaattaacctatgaattatggaagctattcaaagtaagtattttagtatgtgaattgaatttgagttataatgagattatacttgtgaatattgagatattgaaaatctaatgacatttctgagaaatctggatactgtatgagatacattatgtttgaaaatttttgagactattaagtgtgagaaattgagt
This sequence is a window from Hevea brasiliensis isolate MT/VB/25A 57/8 chromosome 10, ASM3005281v1, whole genome shotgun sequence. Protein-coding genes within it:
- the LOC110644492 gene encoding probable mannitol dehydrogenase translates to MAKSLEVQKAFGWAAKDASGILSPFHFSRRENGDEDVSVKILYCGVCHTDLHSCRNEWGNAHYPLVPGHEIVGTVTKIGNNVKKFKVGDRVGVGVMVGSCMLCEYCNQDLENYCPKIVFTYNSIDKDGTITYGGYADMIVVNQRFVVHFPDSLPADAGAPLLCAGITVYSPMKYYGMTEPGKHLGVVGLGGLGHVAVKIAKAFGLKVTVISSSPGKESEAINRLGAHAFLVSSDPGKMKGAIGTMDYIIDTVSAAHSLVPLLSLLKANGKLITLGLPNKPLDLPIFPLVLGRKLVGGSNVGGTIETQEMLEFCAKHNITADVEVIRMDEINTAMDRLAKSDVKYRFVIDVGNSLYQQ